In one Silene latifolia isolate original U9 population chromosome 10, ASM4854445v1, whole genome shotgun sequence genomic region, the following are encoded:
- the LOC141608859 gene encoding F-box/LRR-repeat protein At4g14103-like: SECGWGVWTRNRKGAVTVAVYCSRFPHLVERSSLFESFVDNVLHKLSLSQQPLTRFRLRSGGDKTTFLRSWNSGHRCRATCFPKLEPARLYAWISYPLAHCGLRELDLSFHVPNPAEFKLPPGLFAHQSLEVLTLDSNLEIDSSTEIPPICLPNLKILNLHSFVFNDHDFVTRLVSNCPVLEDLSITYCFWKKADRLVISSQSLQRFSFTVCRDEEEREKCNDLMHIDTPNLQYFKYSDNLAIKYIINMNALAEAIIYVPYPEFFTSEAAFLNQLSLARALSNVKYLSLHGWFVQGFYHAAKLKDPLPMFCNLKTLRLESLCESCCSARWEIVLLLIFHRSPLLEELVFMEGFFECDFDFWICDVHEPGDSDAVAWEAASWALTQTIPLCCKSHLKRIMIYKYSGRDQALNMIRFLLGKASVLKELVISMAKGPGKILLDAPKLIQFKNALEEIPRASNSCSIIYSDDEPDYNCTVTPAPRWRPHPYPCVSNTVAVPNDPR; encoded by the exons TCGGAGTGTGGATGGGGAGTTTGGACCAGAAACAGAAAAGGTGCTGTAACAGTAGCAGTTTACTGCAGCCGTTTTCCCCATCTGGTTGAGCGCTCCTCTCTTTTTGAGTCATTTGTCGATAATGTCCTGCATAAATTATCTCTGTCTCAGCAGCCTCTTACCCggtttagacttcgttctggtgGGGACAAAACCACTTTCCTTCGTTCCTGGAATAGTGGTCACAGATGTAGGGCAACTTGTTTCCCCAAACTTGAACCCGCCCGTCTTTATGCATGGATCTCTTACCCGTTAGCCCATTGTGGACTTAGGGAACTTGACCTCTCCTTTCATGTACCCAACCCTGCTGAATTTAAGCTTCCCCCCGGACTTTTTGCCCACCAATCGTTAGAGGTGTTGACGCTTGATTCCAATCTTGAGATTGACAGTAGCACTGAAATCCCGCCCATTTGTCTCCCTAACTTGAAAATCCTTAACCTCCATTCCTTTGTTTTTAATGACCATGACTTTGTCACTAGGCTAGTTTCAAACTGCCCTGTACTTGAAGATCTCTCTATCACTTATTGTTTCTGGAAGAAGGCGGACCGTCTCGTCATTTCCTCACAGTCGCTTCAGAGATTCTCCTTCACGGTTTGCAGAGATGAAGAAGAACGAGAGAAATGCAATGACCTCATGCATATTGACACCCCTAACTTGCAGTATTTTAAATATTCCGACAATTTAGCAATTAAATATATTATAAATATGAATGCGCTAGCCGAAGCTATCATCTATGTGCCCTATCCGGAATTTTTCACTTCCGAGGCTGCTTTCCTGAACCAGCTTAGTCTTGCAAGAGCCTTGTCTAATGTTAAATATTTATCTCTGCACGGATGGTTTGTTCAG GGTTTTTATCATGCTGCCAAGTTGAAGGATCCACTACCTATGTTTTGTAATCTAAAAACTTTGAGGCTGGAATCATTATGTGAATCATGTTGTAGCGCAAGATGGGAGATTGTGCTGTTGTTGATCTTTCATCGTTCACCTTTGTTAGAAGAACTTGTTTTTATGGAG GGTTTCTTTGAGTGTGATTTCGATTTCTGGATATGTGATGTGCATGAACCAGGCGATTCGGATGCAGTTGCTTGGGAAGCTGCTAGCTGGGCACTAACTCAAACAATCCCTTTATGTTGCAAATCTCATCTCAAACGAATCATGATCTATAAATACAGCGGGCGTGACCAAGCACTGAATATGATCAGATTTCTTCTTGGTAAAGCATCTGTTTTGAAAGAGTTGGTTATATCCATGGCAAAAGGACCTGGCAAAATCCTACTTGACGCACCTAAGTTAATTCAATTTAAGAACGCACTCGAAGAGATACCAAGGGCATCCAACTCATGTTCTATAATATATTCCGATGATGAACCAGACTACAACTGCACCGTTACCCCAGCGCCTAGGTGGCGCCCACatccttacccttgtgttagcaacacagtGGCtgttccgaatgacccaagatga